The Mytilus galloprovincialis chromosome 4, xbMytGall1.hap1.1, whole genome shotgun sequence genome contains a region encoding:
- the LOC143072968 gene encoding uncharacterized protein LOC143072968: MTEKEFATSDNVVESTGNSIDALIQASSMIQDDNIDNQTQCQTSFEEQRELDRSYIQQNEDKQSPRSTQSSSPQNLSHDTGYQNSDASFEDGRMGYDSIKMDDGENNDDFPYQYMDSSPENVLDMRTGSPTRFYKCRFCPFTASTYTQLQLHMPKHGGVKALKCSLCDYTTNDKSNFRRHRRLHMGSNPVNVLKCSKCAYTTILPRKFRDHCLQAHNDRIEPPRVHHFETSVHSPYQPPSFHQTPLQIDTLDLSAHGQPSPSNSNMTATNALHSLLSGIHPTQLSYRPQNNPTLQTQCLNQFSNYVPQVQRQTEENHMASNYLRSIVSSIMNTNMPPRVPVTSTMTSSGYFLPRTTEVHRECQSSCLSSNYQSNLPSSRQVKVKIEPRDYDEATDLHVSSSGPPYRAPKDMSHRINMQPYQQRLVETFENNSQNESSNCMDSIRTNSTDSSSSQQEVRSSADNVVNTTVKSETTTIGVQCGLHKSDSLIEISQIQPTVDCGIQCELMHHSRVVAADCPVKENTCGHCGITFDDEVLYSIHIGCHSHTDPFVCNVCGKQCSNKYGFYSHIMRGHHY, from the exons ATGACTGAAAAAGAATTTGCCACATCAGACAATGTTGTAGAGTCAACAGGCAATTCAATTGATGCATTAATTCAGGCAAGTTCTATGATACAAGATGACAACATAGATAACCAAACACAATGCCAGACAAGCTTTGAAGAACAAAGGGAACTAGATCGTTCATATATACAACAAAATGAAGATAAACAATCACCACGGTCAACACAGAGTTCATCGCCACAGAACTTATCACATGACACTGGTTATCAAAACAGCGATGCAAGTTTTGAAGACGGTCGAATGGGATATGATTCCATTAAAATGGATGATGGGGAAAATAATGACGATTTCCCATACCAGTACATGGACTCATCACCGGAGAATGTTTTGGATATGAGAACAGGTTCACCAACTAGATTCTACAAATGCAGATTTTGTCCATTTACAGCAAGTACATATACACAACTTCAACTTCATATGCCTAAACATGGAG GTGTGAAGGCATTGAAATGTTCATTATGTGACTATACAACTAACGATAAAAGTAATTTCCGTCGACATAGAAGACTACATATGGGCAGCAATCCTGTTAATGTTCTAAAGTGTAGTAAATGTGCCTACACAACCATTCTACCCAGGAAATTTCGTGATCACTGCTTACAAGCTCATAATGACAGAATTGAACCACCAAGAGTACATCATTTTGAAACATCAGTGCACTCACCATACCAACCACCAAGTTTTCACCAAACCCCCTTGCAAATTGATACCTTGGATCTCAGTGCTCATGGTCAGCCATCACCTTCAAATTCAAACATGACAGCCACTAATGCATTACATTCATTACTATCAGGCATCCATCCAACACAATTATCTTATCGACCACAAAACAATCCAACTTTACAAACCCAATGTCTCAATCAATTTAGCAATTATGTACCACAAGTTCAACGTCAAACTGAAGAAAATCACATGGCATCGAACTACTTAAGATCTATTGTCTCATCCATTATGAACACCAACATGCCACCGAGGGTGCCTGTCACAAGTACCATGACATCATCTGGTTATTTCCTACCTAGAACTACTGAGGTTCACCGTGAATGTCAGTCGTCATGTCTATCATCAAATTACCAAAGTAATTTACCAAGCTCAAGACAAGTGAAAGTCAAAATAGAACCTCGAGATTACGATGAAGCTACTGATTTACATGTATCAAGTTCTGGTCCTCCATACAGAGCACCAAAAGATATGTCACATCGGATAAACATGCAACCCTACCAGCAAAGACTTGttgaaacatttgaaaataattcaCAAAATGAGTCATCAAACTGCATGGACAGCATCAGAACAAATTCTACcgattcgtcatcatcacaacaGGAAGTTAGATCTAGTGCAGACAATGTTGTCAATACTACAGTCAAATCAGAAACTACAACAATAGGCGTGCAATGTGGACTTCACAAATCTGATTCATTAATAGAAATTTCACAAATTCAACCGACTGTAGACTGTGGTATTCAGTGTGAGCTGATGCATCACTCAAGAGTAGTAGCAGCAGATTGTCCAGTTAAAGAAAACACTTGTGGACACTGTGGCATCACATTTGATGATGAAGTTTTATATTCTATTCATATTGGTTGCCATAGCCATACTGACCCATTTGTGTGTAATGTTTGCGGGAAACAGTGCTCTAATAAATACGGCTTTTACTCTCATATAATGAGAGGACATCACTATTAA